DNA from Drosophila busckii strain San Diego stock center, stock number 13000-0081.31 chromosome 2R, ASM1175060v1, whole genome shotgun sequence:
ATACCAGCTACTCGTATCCCTTTACCGTCGAGCGCTGGGAGTTCTTtcgcctgcagcagcaatatgcaCAGAAGCCCATCTATCGCTACTCATCGGTCTGCCTGGGCTCGCCTGTCATAGGCTTTGCCATGCGCAAGGACTCGCACTTTGAGGTCCCCTTCAATCACTTTATCATGAACGTGCAGACCACGGGCCTATTTAGCTACTGGCTTGCCTCCGATTTCAATGATGCCCTGAACGCAGGCTTTGTGCGGCTTATCGATAACGTGGACAACTTCAAGGCGTTCAGTTTGGACACCCTGCGCCTGGCTTGGATTGTGCTGGTCGGTGGCTGGgtatttgctgctgtggcttttaTTTGCGAGCATTGTGTCGCCTGGCGTTGActtcaagtttaatttaattgtgcgCAATTGACAGAAATACACAAACTGTCGTTGGTAACTCGACGATATtaagagcaacagctgctgttgacataaaaatgcaataaaaaacggcagccaaagctaaaagATTCTTGTATTACGACAGTTTGCTTAGCTACTTATACGAATTGTTAACGCGCTAAAATAACTCGAAATTTGAAatgtattgaaaattgaaataacaaaacatATGTAagctaatttcaaatatttagtactttaagctaaaattgtATCTCAAAGCGCTTGTAGTGTATCTAACTGTCGCCtaatttctctctctctgaccATCACTATATACAGCAACgccatgaaaatgaaaattcaagGTAGAAACGTCAACACAATGCGTCTCAGCATTATTGTTGGATATTGCTTAAGCAGTTAGCTTATTGGATTTTCACGAATGACAAATTTTCGCAAGAAATTCGAAGCACAATCAAGCGTAACCCACACAGATTAATTGCTTAACCGGCAGGGTGCCTAATTTAAAACAGTTAGCATATCTTATGGAAATTGAATTCCTTTTCtcttttctgttttgtttttgtcaatAAAGCGCGCACGCATCTGGGAGACAATCATATTATGCCATACTATACACAATAATGGCCATTTCCATTCCGTttcattgaaaataaaataaaaatatacaaataataaccACAAAAGCGTTTCTCTGCCTCTGTGGACGGACGaatgtctgtgtatgtgtgtgtgtgtgcactcgTCTGTATTTGTGCATTAATGTGTACgagtttgtttgtgtgtatggcaTATTGAATGGATAAAAAGGATTTGCGTTTATTCCATGTTTCGTCTGGCCAACGCATTTTCCATATACATGGCCCCCACCCCGCTTTGGTAggcagtggcaatggcagcgcACCGGATATGCTCCATGCCCGTTGTTCTCTTGTTCTTGTTTACCCCACCTTCATTGTTACACAGTTTTATTTAACACATTTCGCAACAACAGCCGGCATAGTCTGTCATTGCATATTTTACGAACCCTGGTTCCATTCACAAGTCGATTCTAGCAGTGCTTTGGGCCTTTATAAATTCGTAAGCTGTTATAAGAGTGCATATTTGAAGACATTTTAAGCGCAAAACAATTTCTGTTTCATTGCTGAACAAAATTTAAGTTCGCTGTTGTCATATTGTGTTTATGGACTTATAAAGGCTATGCGcggcagtttatttttagttcaattaaatgaaacttGCTTTCAAGCTCAATTGCTTtcataattttacaatttattaattaaaaactaagcaTTTGTCTTTGCAAATTAAGAGAAATAAATTAGGCAATGGCATCGTTTACAAATGTACGCATTAGTTACAAattgtgttttaaatttagttacatAGTTTTATGTAGAACGTGTCTCAAGGTGAACATtttgtgcaacaaataaattatagctaCAAACTACAGCTACTAGCACGTACAAGCGTCATGAGAGATGAGATTCGTTTACTGTGACTTTTTAGACTCCACGGCAGCTTGCTTGGCTGCCGGCTGTCGCTCCACAGCCTGTTTGTAAAGCTGGTTCAGTCCAAAGGTGGCGCGCACATTGTCGCTGGAGAAGAAGaacttttgcagcttattCTTGGCATCACTGCAAGGCCGGCGATCCACTTCCTTGCCCTGCTGGAACAGTATAACCGTGGGCAGCTGGCGTGAGAAGCTGCTGTCAGAAATGCGATACTTTTGCGCCACATCTGGGAAGCGACCAATATCGATTTTGCCAAACTTCAACAGATCCGTATTATACTCCGCCGATAGCTCGGCGAATATGGGTGCAAAGTTAACGCAGCTGGGATTCCAAACTGTATAGAAGCAAATCAGCCAAGTTGTGCGCTTGTCACGAGCCAGCTCCTCATCAAAGACTTGTGAATTGCGGAAGTAGGTAATATGTTCAGGACCACGGTACGACGGCTCCGGGAGCAGCATGCCGACCAGCACGCACAACAACAGGAATCCCAGGCCATAACGAAAATCTGCATATGACCAAAGTATCATGTTAGCTACCTTTGTATAGAGAAACGAAGACGTCAAATAGTTAATCATAGTCACGCTGCCTGACTTGCGCGACCGTATCATGACAACAATTAGCAAGAAGAACAGTATCTCAATTTCACGACTGTCCATATCACAGACATCCTCCTCTCCCCCTTGTTGGAAAAGGCGCGTGCAAATTATTCGCGTCTTCTTTGCCAATAAATACGAAACGGCCAGCAGTATGTTTACCCAATAATAGGGCTTTGCGAGAATCTGCAATTGCTTTTTCCACGACATGACGATGCAATGCGGAGCCCGGGCAAGTGTATTCGTAACTGGGTCacctttttaattaacaacttcccgtgtttttcttttcttttgttattagctaattttatttaatcaacGCGTGAATGACAGTGTGATGTGTGACTATCGACATTCAGAACAGCTGTTATTTGCAGTGCTGCCACTTTAAGCTGCTGGATAAAGTTATCGATAGTTTACTGGACTAGTACAACTCTTGTTAGCGCGCCGgaaattattgtatttgaatttacaTTTGAAACCTGCCctcaatatatatacattgagTTTTCTGCTGTAgctgaatttgtttttgttttgacaaaCATACCTTGAGTAAATAAATCCCTTGTCAGTGCAGTGATCCGAAAACTCCCAATGCCAGACTTCCCCAATTATAAAAGTTCGCTTaatctacatacataaaatgcaaaatgaaagcaGACCCGGCATGTGTAATCAGTTTAACAAATCGTGCTACGTGACCATAGACGCTCGTGTCTGGTATCAGCATGTTGAGGAACCTCTTTTGGACCTTATTTACTTTGAGATGAATTTCGGTCTGATGAACAtacataacaaacaaattaattagagATAATGCAGAGATGCCGATTTAGATAATCAATGCTAATTACTCattgtttaaatgaaattctaTGCTACAAAGTATCTTGCTTGTAATATTTCCTTGGcaacagtttaaataaatatttatatgtaactTGCTTGTGCTGCATTCTATTTAGTACAAGatgattacacacacacaatataaaACATGATGCGAATTGTTATCAATTGAATTCttcgtgtgtgtctgtctaaTTCTTATGATTTGCTAAATCGATGCGAATTTACTAGCCGTGAATCAAAGCACACAAAGCAATCACACaagatttcaattaaatagcCTGACCCAAGGGTCGTATGCTTGATAGATTCCTGCAAGTGCTAATGCACGTTGCTCATCATCATATAATTCCCAGGCTAGCGGTAAACAACATTCTGAACAATAAACATCAGTAAGGTCAGTAattgcatcagcagcagctagacataaatacaaatatgtaatgaaatgaaacaGAAATATGATGCTACTAGAATATACTCTACTAGCTTAAGAACCGATACAGCGATCCGGTTCGAACCGGCAATGTTATTGACTTCACAGGAACCTTCAAGATGGATTGCTGATTGCAATCTCAACAAATGTGGGCTAAAATACTCAGACAGCATACATTGGTTTGTTTGACGTGAGCTCGAACCTGTTGCTTTTAAACTTGACTCTTTCACTGGGTTATCTATAGTACTAGTTGtgtttcaaatttttatttttgattactcaacaacaaaaagagaacTGCGCAGTTTAAGCTAAGGCCTGGGAAACAATTGTAATCGATTTGTTTATCAGCTATATGGTCACGTTGATTATTATCAGATCGAGTCGAAGTCTCTCCGGAAAATTTGCAGGGTATGCCGAGTGTCGTGATCGCGTGGtcttaaatgcatatatacagctataaaactatatataaaaaatacaaagaaaataaacaaagtccACGCCTTGGCTTGTTTCAATGTTTCAAAATGGCGCAGCTCCCATCTGATCCGCAGGGCTCTCTTATCAAGCTCAACTCTCTATAAATTCAGTGGCAAGCTGTCGCACAGATTCAGTTCGATTTTGAACCTAATTGTGTTCTGTGCTGCTATAAAAACGTTCCCCGAAGCTACGAGAGAAATCAAATAAACGAGGCATTTGTTAATGCCAGAAAAGACTAGTAAACAACAAGAAACGAAAAAATTacaactaacaaaataaattaacctGTGCTTGCCAGACAAAAAAGtgcaataatacaaaaaatatttcgctTATAGtacgaaatattttttgaaaacattttaaaaactacaaaactgTCAAATTTGAATGGTGCTGCTGCGAGTGCGTGAAAGTTCGCTTAAACTAAAAGAGCCAGTGATTTTAGACTGGAATAAATTGCGCAAACAaagcaagctgcagctaactCAGTTTCTGTTCTACTTGAATAATCTACAATCGCATCGTAAGTGTCAGTTGAGcgtaaacaaaacatataaaatttacaagttTTACTTACACACGTAtgttcatataaaaaattatttataaatagcaactGGTGACATGGCGCTGCCCCAAGGAGCCTTCGCTGCCTGCAAACTGCGTGAACAGTTTCAAGAACGCGATATGATTGTCTCGCGTCTACGTGCGGCCAATGCGGATAAGACGGAATATCAGCAGCGTAAGTTAAACGAGGCTTAAAGTTAAACCTAATTATAAGCAAGTGCATTGTACACATTACAGAACGCGAAACATTGCCAATGAAGTATAATGACAAACTAATGAACTCAATTTGGGGACTCTACAATCGTTATTCTCCGCATAATGTTAAGAAGAATGAATACGCTCCGccaaaatgttaaacaaaaagcacgGCGCAGCAGCggtaagtaaaaattatttgcacaatttatgcaaagattaactaattttaatttcctgCAGTTGAGCTGTTGCGCCACCAGTCATTGTGCCTTGCTTGTACACTGACCcctatactttatatatatatatatatactaatttTTTGCTATTAACCAAACAAAGATAAAGTTACAAATTGCTCGTTGgtcaacaaatttaatcatTTCGCATCTatgtaaaattcaataaacacTTGTGATATAATAATGAagcgtaaaatattttagcaaaaagcacaacaaaatcaaagaatACTTGTTTTACTTAtggcagctataaaaatgaGCGCCTAATTCAAATAGCAGGACTCGTAGGTTGGTACCATATACTtgatattaataaaagcatCCTCGCCGCCATGCAGCTCCAGCACCTGCAACGTTTCGTCTATCAAGTCGCCCAGATTCAGATTATTCTTCTGAGCATAATCAATCTCATCACCGCAGTTTACTAATGAATGGCAATGAAAGTTATTCAAGAAAAAGCGGCAGCAGTTGGGCAAGCTACTTACGGTTTTTTACCTTAAACGCATTAAACATGGGCAACAGCTGTCTATAGAAGGGAACTAAAGCTGGACCCACATTATCAGCAGCCATCACCAGTTGCTGTATGATCTTCAATGTAGTGCACATAACCTCCAAATTGCGTGTGCTCAGTGCATCTAAATTGATAAGTTAATATACTCAACAAgctaatatatatgcaaatatactTACTCTTTAATGGTAAAATTAATTGCGGCACTACGGCGTGTATCTTTTCGCCTCCCGCCTGCAAGAGATCGGTCACTCCTTGACGCGCATATGTCTTGTATGGATGCTTGGGCTCCGCAAGTCCATCAAAGAACAATGGCAAATAGAGGCTGTAGTCCAGCTTTTCTATGTCCAcctataaacatttaaatgacaGTTTTTCTTGGATTGATTAAATATGCTATAAAGACTTTTGTGCG
Protein-coding regions in this window:
- the LOC108595530 gene encoding thioredoxin-related transmembrane protein 2 homolog translates to MSWKKQLQILAKPYYWVNILLAVSYLLAKKTRIICTRLFQQGGEEDVCDMDSREIEILFFLLIVVMIRSRKSGSVTMINYLTSSFLYTKVANMILWSYADFRYGLGFLLLCVLVGMLLPEPSYRGPEHITYFRNSQVFDEELARDKRTTWLICFYTVWNPSCVNFAPIFAELSAEYNTDLLKFGKIDIGRFPDVAQKYRISDSSFSRQLPTVILFQQGKEVDRRPCSDAKNKLQKFFFSSDNVRATFGLNQLYKQAVERQPAAKQAAVESKKSQ
- the LOC108595421 gene encoding uncharacterized protein LOC108595421; the encoded protein is MVLLRVRESSLKLKEPVILDWNKLRKQSKLQLTQFLFYLNNLQSHPTGDMALPQGAFAACKLREQFQERDMIVSRLRAANADKTEYQQQRETLPMKYNDKLMNSIWGLYNRYSPHNVKKNEYAPPKC
- the LOC108594960 gene encoding parkin coregulated gene protein homolog, with protein sequence MSQTRTTTAFGARHSHDFHTNSISLKQRSKSANPPQLRPFSGVQSSRPRCVPPFSIQSQQKNTIVINGPILEKSSVTASARARNPKSLKKQQKSISSFNLGASFNGSPAGVVAKNQGRGTLFRMYFDRGDLPIKMEYLCGGDKIGWTVDIEKLDYSLYLPLFFDGLAEPKHPYKTYARQGVTDLLQAGGEKIHAVVPQLILPLKNALSTRNLEVMCTTLKIIQQLVMAADNVGPALVPFYRQLLPMFNAFKVKNLNCGDEIDYAQKNNLNLGDLIDETLQVLELHGGEDAFINIKYMVPTYESCYLN